In one window of Maribacter sp. BPC-D8 DNA:
- a CDS encoding 2OG-Fe(II) oxygenase → MRNKNIVAQARALTLPTREASLNRDPSVSQFWNSNRELLEDAWSEWEIENKDSLLIPDETLLDPKLRKAINDAWENPEKENAVADLWEEIIPGVYSAQFFDLERLAEFRKYLEDTVNSEIPRRAPYGIQLNRHGVMLDPRSEGYLAAPNFQAFYNEIMDRYMRPIARLLLGTYGYDNQTFGFSIQYNPDKDKDLHAHTDASAATLNVNINLPDEEFTGSQVDFHDTSTRKVVQTIFEPGKAIIHTGKIPHATHPITSGQRSNLVVWLYGDRMQIPRGGTSSYGSVDNLASKVIITENVTARERWSIPNSPKDTIAPF, encoded by the coding sequence ATGAGAAATAAAAATATAGTAGCACAAGCTCGTGCGCTTACATTGCCAACTCGCGAAGCTTCCCTAAACCGTGATCCTTCTGTGTCACAATTTTGGAATAGTAACCGAGAGTTACTTGAAGATGCATGGAGCGAATGGGAAATTGAAAACAAAGACAGTTTATTAATTCCTGATGAAACGCTACTTGACCCGAAATTGAGAAAAGCGATAAACGATGCTTGGGAAAATCCAGAAAAAGAAAACGCTGTAGCTGATTTATGGGAAGAAATTATCCCTGGAGTGTATTCTGCTCAGTTTTTTGATTTAGAACGCTTAGCGGAATTTCGCAAGTATTTAGAAGATACTGTAAATTCTGAAATTCCTAGACGTGCACCTTATGGTATTCAATTGAATCGTCATGGAGTTATGCTAGATCCACGCTCAGAGGGATACCTTGCAGCACCTAATTTTCAGGCATTTTACAACGAAATAATGGATCGTTATATGCGTCCAATCGCTCGTTTATTACTTGGTACTTATGGCTACGATAACCAAACATTTGGATTCTCTATTCAGTACAATCCAGATAAAGACAAGGATTTGCATGCCCATACAGATGCTTCGGCTGCTACCTTGAATGTCAATATTAACTTGCCTGATGAAGAATTTACAGGTTCGCAAGTGGATTTTCACGATACATCTACAAGAAAAGTTGTTCAAACTATATTTGAACCTGGAAAAGCAATTATTCATACAGGAAAAATACCACATGCTACACACCCAATTACTAGCGGACAACGTAGTAACTTAGTAGTTTGGCTATACGGAGACCGTATGCAAATACCACGAGGTGGTACAAGTAGCTATGGTAGTGTTGATAATTTAGCATCTAAAGTTATTATAACAGAAAATGTAACCGCTCGTGAGCGTTGGAGTATACCAAATAGCCCTAAAGATACTATTGCACCGTTTTAA
- a CDS encoding LLM class flavin-dependent oxidoreductase: MRDVPFNVPSFGDAGQTFDPFTYLGYLARQTSEIALGVSSIALPLHHPVYVAKSAATIDN; this comes from the coding sequence TTGCGCGATGTTCCTTTTAATGTGCCTTCTTTTGGTGATGCTGGTCAAACTTTTGATCCTTTTACCTATTTAGGGTATTTAGCGAGACAAACATCTGAAATTGCTTTGGGTGTTTCTAGTATTGCCCTGCCTTTGCATCACCCTGTATATGTAGCAAAATCTGCTGCGACTATAGATAATTGA
- a CDS encoding enoyl-CoA hydratase/isomerase family protein, which yields MKTTGFKTFKVAVKEGQAWVTFDNPPVNIQDIPMIKELDELAASLEEDRSIKVVVFQSAHSEIFIAHADTNFLKDMSTTTVDREDIELLDLQKVLQRISKLPQITVSKIEGFARGGGHEFALATDMRFAARGKAVFMQMEVGMGILPCGGGSSRMARQIGLGRALEVILSAKDFDADQAEAYGLINRALDADKIGGFVEDLVNRMSQFNSDAIEAAKRTIYASIDLPIEEALKEEAYWLYQATSKSPAIKRFTLADDTGFQNDMENQRNFETLLMGLQGVN from the coding sequence ATGAAAACAACAGGATTCAAAACATTTAAAGTAGCAGTAAAAGAAGGACAAGCTTGGGTAACTTTTGATAACCCACCAGTAAATATTCAGGATATTCCAATGATCAAAGAGTTGGATGAATTAGCAGCATCTTTAGAAGAGGACAGAAGTATTAAAGTAGTCGTTTTTCAATCTGCTCATTCAGAAATTTTCATTGCGCATGCAGATACTAATTTCTTAAAAGATATGTCTACAACAACTGTAGATAGAGAAGATATTGAGTTATTAGACTTACAAAAAGTATTACAACGCATTAGTAAATTACCACAAATTACCGTTAGTAAAATAGAAGGTTTTGCTAGAGGAGGTGGTCATGAATTTGCTTTAGCAACAGATATGCGTTTTGCAGCACGTGGTAAGGCAGTATTTATGCAGATGGAAGTTGGTATGGGAATTTTACCTTGTGGTGGTGGATCGTCTAGAATGGCACGTCAAATAGGTTTAGGTAGAGCATTAGAAGTGATTTTATCTGCAAAAGATTTTGATGCAGACCAGGCAGAAGCTTACGGACTTATAAATAGAGCATTAGATGCGGATAAAATTGGAGGTTTTGTGGAAGATTTAGTAAATAGAATGTCACAATTTAATTCTGATGCTATCGAAGCTGCAAAACGTACTATTTATGCATCTATAGATTTACCAATTGAAGAGGCTTTAAAAGAGGAAGCATATTGGTTATACCAAGCAACAAGTAAATCTCCAGCAATAAAACGTTTTACGTTAGCTGATGATACGGGATTCCAAAATGACATGGAAAACCAAAGAAACTTCGAGACTTTATTAATGGGATTACAAGGTGTAAACTAA
- a CDS encoding SDR family NAD(P)-dependent oxidoreductase, translating into MSKTIIITGSTDGIGKLTALKLAKEGHTVYVHGRSEAKVAAVVKEIKETSNNQNIKGLVADFSDLKAVKILAEQIKNDIPKIDVLINNAGIFKSESTLTKDGLDFRMVVNYLAPYVLTNAILENLKQSEAPRIINLSSAAQAPVSEAVLRGKEQVSENDSYAQSKLALTMWSFNLAKQEPKITVIAVNPGSLLNTKMAKEAFGDYWSPAEKGVDILYDLALSESHNNDSGKYFDNDKGDPKGYFSQAHANAYDASKIKELVSLSAKLV; encoded by the coding sequence ATGAGTAAAACAATAATAATCACAGGAAGCACTGACGGAATAGGAAAGTTAACCGCTTTAAAACTAGCAAAAGAAGGGCATACGGTATACGTTCATGGTAGGAGTGAAGCCAAAGTAGCCGCAGTTGTCAAAGAAATTAAAGAAACTTCCAATAACCAAAATATTAAAGGTTTGGTTGCTGATTTTTCAGATTTAAAAGCTGTTAAAATATTAGCAGAACAGATTAAAAACGACATTCCGAAAATAGATGTTTTAATAAACAACGCAGGAATTTTTAAATCAGAGAGCACTTTAACTAAAGACGGTTTAGACTTTAGAATGGTTGTAAATTACTTAGCACCTTATGTGTTAACAAATGCCATCTTAGAAAATTTAAAGCAATCAGAAGCACCAAGAATTATTAATTTAAGTTCAGCTGCACAAGCACCAGTTTCAGAAGCTGTTTTAAGAGGAAAAGAGCAAGTTTCAGAAAATGATAGTTATGCGCAAAGCAAGTTGGCATTAACTATGTGGAGTTTTAATTTAGCGAAACAAGAACCAAAGATTACAGTTATAGCTGTAAATCCGGGTTCATTATTAAATACAAAAATGGCAAAAGAAGCTTTTGGAGATTATTGGTCTCCTGCAGAAAAAGGTGTGGATATTTTATATGATTTAGCACTTTCTGAATCGCATAATAATGATTCAGGCAAATATTTTGACAATGATAAAGGCGACCCTAAGGGCTATTTTTCACAAGCACATGCTAATGCTTATGATGCCTCTAAAATTAAAGAATTAGTTTCTTTGAGCGCTAAGCTAGTCTAA
- a CDS encoding AraC family transcriptional regulator has translation MPRTIIENIVIAEYKKQTFFDFCKYTTIRFFEIVYFEEGTGTIKINGKTVNYIPNSVFVFVPDDIYIVNPETPTSTVAIKFLKSFFRNSNTQNDILPVNDWFRKIEGILNSESHQLREMKFETESDKLHLVSLIKMVSTENLKKQSYDLFIIQNSLSVILHLIARNIQFLNTDMTAKVVESSKIQQIINFIHTNIYNSDLLSTRSLAEEFHMADNYMSEYFKKHTDISLKKYIINYKLKLVETRLKYTDLQFSEIAIELGFTDSSHLNKTFLAYKGITIGAFKAALA, from the coding sequence ATGCCAAGAACTATCATCGAGAATATTGTTATCGCAGAATATAAAAAGCAAACCTTTTTTGACTTTTGTAAGTATACTACCATTCGTTTTTTTGAAATTGTTTATTTTGAAGAAGGCACAGGAACTATAAAGATTAATGGAAAAACGGTAAATTATATTCCAAATAGCGTTTTCGTGTTCGTTCCAGATGATATTTACATTGTTAATCCGGAAACACCAACCTCTACTGTTGCTATCAAGTTTTTAAAGAGTTTTTTCAGGAATTCGAATACGCAAAACGATATTCTTCCTGTTAACGATTGGTTTCGTAAAATTGAAGGTATTTTAAACAGCGAAAGTCACCAACTACGTGAAATGAAGTTTGAAACAGAATCAGACAAACTACATTTAGTGTCTTTAATTAAAATGGTTTCTACTGAAAATTTGAAAAAACAATCCTATGATCTATTCATCATTCAAAATTCATTATCCGTTATTCTTCATTTGATTGCTAGAAATATTCAGTTTTTAAATACGGATATGACTGCCAAGGTTGTGGAGTCTTCAAAAATTCAGCAAATCATAAATTTTATTCATACTAATATTTATAATTCAGATTTGTTAAGCACTAGAAGTCTTGCTGAAGAATTTCATATGGCAGATAATTATATGAGTGAGTATTTTAAAAAGCATACAGACATTAGCCTAAAAAAGTACATCATCAATTATAAATTGAAGTTAGTAGAAACACGACTTAAGTATACCGATTTACAATTCTCAGAAATAGCAATCGAACTGGGTTTTACAGATTCTAGCCATTTAAATAAAACTTTTTTAGCCTATAAAGGCATTACTATTGGTGCTTTTAAAGCGGCTTTAGCCTAA
- a CDS encoding nuclear transport factor 2 family protein, translating to MNTAQNKQTILDFFERFSAGDATSALTYLDADATWQSMGIKGDLPVSGTMDKNGIGELIKMVKSAIPTGLELTPVGWTAEGDRVAAEFISYGVLTNDKVYNNPYHFLFQFSDGKILKIKEYMDTLHVKSIFVDA from the coding sequence ATGAATACAGCACAAAATAAACAAACTATACTTGATTTTTTCGAACGTTTTTCTGCAGGTGATGCTACAAGCGCTTTAACTTATTTAGATGCAGATGCAACATGGCAATCTATGGGAATTAAAGGGGATTTACCCGTTTCAGGAACCATGGATAAAAACGGAATTGGAGAATTAATTAAAATGGTAAAATCTGCTATTCCAACAGGATTAGAATTAACACCAGTGGGTTGGACTGCAGAAGGCGATAGGGTAGCTGCCGAATTTATTTCTTACGGTGTACTTACAAACGATAAAGTTTATAATAATCCGTATCATTTTTTATTTCAATTTTCTGATGGAAAGATTCTTAAAATAAAAGAATATATGGACACATTACACGTAAAATCAATATTTGTTGATGCGTAG